From a region of the Chloroflexota bacterium genome:
- a CDS encoding peptidoglycan-binding protein, which produces MHKRWAFWFSGLTMALVMLASFGPAAQGVAARTWATVSNGDSGDNVYTVQAMLKQRGYSLTVDGDFGSGTLSAVKSFQSSKGLSADGVVGPNTWEQLVITVRQGDNNIVVNALQRQLKKHGHSLTVDGDFGAGTLSAVKSFQSSKGLGADGIVGADTWAALTGNPSGGGSSRADLARTIRDSSRIALATIHTSGVSDSATARQNIVDTANGGAARRSSYGNAPGGSVYLSTSLLNGMITLSQSWSYSVSEIAGGSHSANSRHYAGVAVDVNVINGSHVSSSHPNQQSFRNKCANLGATEVLGPGDSGHSTHIHCAWPRP; this is translated from the coding sequence ATGCACAAGCGGTGGGCATTTTGGTTCAGCGGCCTAACCATGGCTTTGGTCATGTTGGCAAGTTTTGGCCCTGCGGCGCAGGGTGTTGCAGCCCGCACTTGGGCAACCGTCAGCAACGGTGATTCTGGCGATAACGTCTATACCGTGCAAGCCATGTTGAAGCAACGCGGCTATAGCTTGACGGTCGATGGCGATTTTGGTTCAGGCACGTTGTCAGCAGTCAAAAGTTTCCAATCGAGCAAAGGCTTGAGCGCTGATGGCGTGGTTGGCCCCAACACGTGGGAGCAATTGGTTATCACCGTGCGCCAAGGCGATAACAACATTGTCGTCAATGCCTTGCAACGCCAATTGAAAAAGCATGGCCATTCGTTGACGGTTGATGGCGATTTTGGCGCAGGCACGTTGTCAGCAGTCAAGAGCTTTCAATCGAGCAAAGGTTTGGGAGCCGATGGCATCGTTGGTGCCGATACTTGGGCTGCTTTGACTGGCAATCCAAGTGGTGGTGGCTCCAGCCGCGCCGATTTGGCTCGCACCATCCGCGATAGCAGCCGCATCGCCCTCGCCACCATCCACACCTCAGGCGTTTCCGATAGCGCAACCGCTCGCCAAAACATTGTTGACACCGCTAATGGTGGCGCTGCTCGCCGGAGCAGCTACGGCAATGCCCCAGGTGGTTCGGTTTACCTCAGCACCTCATTATTGAATGGGATGATCACCCTCTCACAATCGTGGAGCTATTCGGTCAGCGAAATCGCTGGTGGCTCCCACAGCGCCAACTCACGTCACTATGCTGGCGTTGCCGTCGATGTCAATGTGATCAACGGCTCACACGTTAGCTCCTCACACCCCAACCAACAATCATTCCGCAACAAATGCGCCAACCTCGGCGCGACCGAAGTGCTTGGGCCTGGCGATTCTGGCCATAGCACTCACATCCACTGCGCTTGGCCCCGCCCATAA
- a CDS encoding Type 1 glutamine amidotransferase-like domain-containing protein, producing the protein MKYLLTSAGITNPNIHTALVKLLAKPIDQCHALCIPTASYANSNGSDSAWRFISGNEPRTPMCELGWKSLGVLELTALPSIDRSRWVPVVQQCDVLLVGGGDPLYLGYWMQQSGLAELLPSLSNLVYVGLSAGSMVLTPRIGEYFVGWQPPTGGDRTLGMVDFSIFPHLDHPDLPYNTLAHAEPWAASIAEPAYAIDDQTAIQVVDGRVEVISEGHWKRFN; encoded by the coding sequence ATGAAGTATCTGCTGACCTCGGCTGGAATTACCAATCCAAATATTCATACAGCGCTGGTGAAACTGCTCGCTAAACCGATTGATCAATGTCATGCCCTTTGCATTCCCACTGCTAGTTATGCCAATTCAAATGGCAGCGACAGTGCTTGGCGCTTTATCAGCGGCAATGAACCACGAACACCAATGTGTGAGTTAGGCTGGAAATCTTTGGGGGTCTTGGAATTGACGGCGCTGCCCAGTATTGATCGATCACGCTGGGTTCCAGTCGTCCAGCAATGTGATGTGCTGTTGGTTGGCGGTGGTGACCCGCTCTATCTCGGTTATTGGATGCAGCAATCGGGGTTGGCGGAGCTTTTGCCTAGCCTGAGCAATCTGGTCTATGTAGGCTTGAGTGCTGGAAGCATGGTGCTAACGCCACGCATTGGCGAGTACTTTGTCGGTTGGCAACCACCAACAGGCGGCGATCGCACGTTGGGCATGGTCGATTTTTCGATATTTCCGCATCTTGATCACCCAGATCTGCCGTATAACACGCTGGCTCACGCTGAACCATGGGCTGCTAGTATTGCCGAGCCAGCCTATGCGATCGATGATCAAACGGCGATTCAGGTTGTCGATGGTCGGGTTGAGGTGATTTCCGAGGGCCATTGGAAACGATTTAACTAG
- a CDS encoding winged helix-turn-helix domain-containing protein: protein MTQQPTILVIQPDRALQALIVRVLKTASFQVLRSDSIQEALLLVEQEALDLVVIDQWIPDQDALEFCRNLREHSNLPLLMVGASSDAYMRGIALDQGIDDYVITPFHESEFLARVRALLRRSQQATQQQQPQYTECGALLINWQDQQVRKYGELVHLTKTEWALLKLFIQYHGQVLTHRMLLQQVWGKSYSEDRAYLHAYIRRLRAKLEDDPTNPQLIHSESGIGYRFMRIEAPTQAPQANPTSLAHLRLPYPIAALIGRQHELTALQELLSKSEARLITITGMGGSGKTSMASYIAQQLHQTQHMPVVFVALDTINDPNMVAATLARAAGLRDHGDDQSLERLQDWISNQTMLLILDNFEQVLGAAPQVSQLLQHCPNLKIVVTSRIVLGVYGEYEFVLPPLGLPDLQQSPPLEQIAASPAIQLFVQRAQAVDSQFRLTAENAANVAEICVRLDGLALAIELAAVHSKFYPPKVMLQRLNQRLDFLYHNSPDRTQRQHSLRGAIDWSYELLGSYEQTIFQGLGLFAGSFTREAAQALWPNDEPSRIERVLQHLVNASLLQRETSSDGLSWFAMLDTIREYSLSKLPKGEAHWLQQQLLDYYVELMQQAEQAFLVSNHTGWIKRLERELPTIRSILAWGIQQEYSLAVWQLCASFWRFWHEQGQISEGREWLAKIQHLQPNTIPLAIRDKVRLGAGVLAFIQDDYAAANQAFGEVLVEPRAEHQPKAIAHALTNIGMVAYWQGRYGEAIQALEESLPLLKMLDDRYGMASSLRHLGMSQLVQHGSRSALALLAESLSFYQELGSKSGIGTAMGFYGRALLIYGDDHEAQQWLEQSIAMLEPLGNWPAMARSQTFLGRVALAQRRYADAQQLLSQSLATLYRVGDREGVAASIEGLAVWSALNQQAERAQALWSGADWLRELIGAPIPPADYQALRRMLPQAFSFMQQAQTPKSLRHLVGCALASDCSSLGCDEHEQ from the coding sequence ATGACGCAACAGCCTACAATCTTAGTGATTCAACCAGATCGAGCCTTGCAAGCCTTAATTGTGCGGGTCTTGAAAACCGCTAGTTTTCAGGTATTACGCAGCGATAGTATTCAGGAAGCCTTGCTCCTCGTTGAGCAAGAGGCGCTTGATTTGGTGGTCATCGATCAGTGGATTCCCGACCAAGATGCGCTGGAGTTTTGTCGTAATTTACGCGAGCATTCAAATTTGCCGTTGCTGATGGTAGGAGCCAGCAGCGATGCTTATATGCGAGGCATCGCGCTCGATCAAGGGATTGATGATTATGTGATTACGCCGTTTCACGAAAGCGAATTTTTGGCCCGCGTTCGAGCCTTGTTGCGACGCAGCCAACAAGCGACTCAGCAACAACAGCCGCAGTATACCGAATGTGGCGCGTTGCTGATCAACTGGCAAGACCAGCAAGTACGCAAATATGGCGAATTAGTCCATCTTACCAAAACTGAATGGGCCTTGCTCAAATTATTTATTCAATATCATGGCCAAGTTTTGACTCATCGCATGCTATTACAACAGGTTTGGGGCAAAAGCTATAGCGAAGATCGGGCCTATCTGCATGCCTATATTCGGCGTTTACGCGCCAAACTCGAAGACGACCCAACCAATCCACAGTTAATTCACTCAGAATCGGGAATTGGCTATCGTTTTATGCGAATTGAAGCGCCTACTCAAGCGCCACAAGCCAACCCAACGAGCCTTGCCCATTTGCGCCTGCCCTACCCGATCGCCGCGCTGATTGGCCGCCAGCATGAATTAACCGCCTTACAAGAACTACTGAGCAAATCCGAAGCCCGATTAATCACGATCACAGGGATGGGTGGCTCAGGCAAAACCAGCATGGCCAGCTATATTGCCCAGCAATTGCATCAAACGCAACATATGCCAGTGGTATTTGTGGCGCTCGACACCATCAACGATCCCAATATGGTAGCGGCAACCTTGGCTCGCGCTGCTGGCTTACGCGACCATGGCGATGATCAGTCGCTCGAACGCTTGCAAGATTGGATTAGCAATCAAACTATGCTCTTAATTCTGGATAATTTTGAGCAGGTGTTGGGTGCAGCGCCGCAAGTCAGCCAGTTGCTCCAGCATTGCCCAAATTTGAAAATTGTGGTTACCAGTCGGATTGTTTTGGGGGTGTATGGTGAATACGAGTTTGTCCTGCCCCCGCTCGGCTTGCCCGACCTGCAACAAAGTCCACCGCTTGAGCAAATTGCCGCCAGTCCGGCGATTCAACTCTTTGTGCAGCGGGCGCAAGCGGTGGATAGCCAATTTCGCTTGACTGCTGAAAATGCTGCTAACGTGGCCGAAATTTGTGTGCGGCTTGATGGACTGGCCTTGGCAATTGAGCTGGCAGCAGTTCATAGCAAATTTTATCCGCCCAAGGTGATGTTGCAACGACTCAACCAGCGGCTCGATTTTCTCTATCATAACAGCCCGGATCGAACACAGCGCCAACATTCGCTGCGCGGAGCAATCGATTGGAGCTACGAACTGCTTGGCAGCTATGAACAAACGATTTTTCAAGGGCTTGGCTTATTTGCCGGCAGTTTCACCCGTGAGGCGGCCCAAGCTTTGTGGCCCAACGACGAACCAAGCCGGATCGAACGAGTTTTACAGCATTTGGTCAATGCTAGTTTGTTACAACGCGAAACCAGCAGCGACGGCCTGAGTTGGTTCGCCATGCTCGATACCATTCGCGAATATAGCTTGAGTAAATTGCCAAAAGGTGAGGCCCATTGGCTCCAACAACAATTACTTGATTATTATGTTGAGTTAATGCAACAAGCCGAACAAGCCTTTTTGGTCAGCAACCATACTGGCTGGATCAAACGGCTCGAACGTGAATTACCAACGATTCGTAGCATTCTCGCATGGGGCATTCAGCAAGAATATAGCTTGGCAGTCTGGCAATTATGTGCGAGTTTTTGGCGCTTTTGGCACGAGCAAGGCCAAATCAGCGAAGGTCGCGAATGGCTAGCTAAAATTCAACACTTACAACCAAACACAATCCCCTTGGCAATTCGCGATAAAGTGCGGCTTGGGGCTGGCGTTTTGGCCTTTATCCAAGATGATTATGCGGCGGCCAATCAAGCGTTTGGCGAAGTGTTGGTCGAGCCACGCGCCGAACATCAACCCAAAGCAATTGCCCATGCACTAACCAATATTGGCATGGTCGCCTATTGGCAAGGGCGTTATGGCGAGGCAATTCAGGCCTTGGAAGAAAGCTTGCCTTTATTAAAAATGCTTGATGATCGCTATGGAATGGCCAGCAGTTTGCGCCATTTGGGCATGAGTCAGTTGGTGCAACATGGCTCACGCAGCGCCTTGGCGTTATTGGCCGAAAGTTTAAGCTTCTATCAAGAGCTTGGCAGCAAAAGTGGCATTGGCACGGCGATGGGGTTTTATGGCCGGGCTTTATTAATTTATGGCGATGATCACGAAGCTCAGCAATGGCTCGAACAAAGCATCGCCATGCTTGAGCCATTGGGCAATTGGCCTGCCATGGCTCGCAGCCAAACCTTTTTAGGGCGAGTAGCCTTAGCCCAACGGCGTTATGCTGATGCCCAACAGTTGCTCAGCCAAAGTTTAGCCACGCTCTATCGAGTTGGCGATCGCGAAGGCGTAGCCGCTTCAATCGAGGGTTTAGCCGTTTGGAGCGCACTCAACCAGCAAGCTGAGCGAGCACAAGCGCTTTGGAGTGGCGCAGATTGGCTACGTGAATTAATTGGCGCACCAATTCCACCTGCCGACTATCAGGCGCTACGCCGCATGTTGCCCCAAGCTTTCAGTTTTATGCAACAAGCCCAAACGCCCAAATCGCTGCGGCACTTGGTTGGCTGTGCCTTAGCTAGTGATTGTAGCTCGTTGGGCTGCGATGAGCATGAGCAATAA
- a CDS encoding RsmB/NOP family class I SAM-dependent RNA methyltransferase — protein MTRQLPRQLEAYRDLLNEIDLNQLLESINQPLPSGLRTNPLKANANAPQAWQQHYSWQLEQVPFCQTGWQLRNEVGNLSRTVEHQMGHYYIQDAASMLPVELFELQPEAEPSVLDLTAAPGGKTTHIISQLEDRGLVVANDSNLQRIAGLKGNIQRWGSTSTVITNQPGERMGRWLPEQFDYVLLDAPCSGEALRTSERHTSRLVSSHERNTLQQRQIKLLESALQAARPSGHVVYSTCSLAPEEDEAVLDALLKRYPEQIQIMSIPANVPIEAPGLLAAGSQNYDPSIANALRLWPHLYNTAGFFAALIVKHDQIATPSLERPQQTLAKAGYKAITNEEQRQILDTLHDVYGFDLSKILATKGLSLWRNGKTIQAIPERWLSNFAQFPFVSAGIQVGKLSRHGFQPAHDLASRYAEQFSQQQLTINDQQLDDWLARRDLAIKTSQYPNGSIVVVRDQQQRYLGLGQIDGNSLENLLPHWQ, from the coding sequence ATGACCCGTCAACTACCGCGACAGCTTGAAGCCTATCGCGATTTATTGAATGAAATTGACCTAAACCAACTGCTTGAAAGTATCAATCAGCCTTTGCCTAGCGGTTTGCGCACCAATCCGCTCAAGGCAAATGCGAATGCCCCCCAAGCGTGGCAACAACACTATAGCTGGCAACTTGAGCAAGTGCCATTTTGCCAAACAGGTTGGCAATTGCGCAACGAGGTTGGCAATTTAAGTCGCACCGTCGAGCATCAAATGGGCCATTACTACATCCAAGATGCCGCATCAATGCTGCCCGTTGAGCTTTTTGAATTGCAACCTGAGGCCGAACCCAGCGTGCTGGATTTGACCGCCGCGCCTGGAGGCAAAACCACCCACATCATCTCGCAGCTTGAAGATCGTGGGCTGGTAGTTGCCAACGACAGCAATTTACAACGGATCGCTGGACTCAAAGGCAATATTCAACGCTGGGGCAGCACCTCGACGGTCATCACCAACCAACCAGGTGAGCGCATGGGCCGTTGGTTGCCCGAACAATTCGATTATGTCTTGTTGGATGCGCCGTGTAGTGGTGAAGCACTGCGCACCAGCGAACGCCACACCAGCCGGCTCGTTTCGAGCCACGAACGCAATACCTTACAACAACGCCAAATTAAGTTGCTTGAAAGTGCCTTGCAAGCAGCGCGACCGAGTGGCCATGTGGTTTACTCGACTTGTAGCCTTGCGCCAGAAGAAGATGAAGCTGTGCTTGATGCGCTACTCAAGCGCTACCCAGAGCAAATTCAAATTATGTCAATTCCAGCCAACGTGCCAATTGAAGCACCTGGTTTATTGGCGGCAGGCTCACAGAATTATGACCCAAGCATTGCCAATGCCTTGCGTTTATGGCCACATCTTTATAACACTGCTGGCTTTTTCGCTGCACTGATCGTCAAGCACGACCAAATTGCTACGCCCAGCCTAGAGCGCCCGCAACAAACTCTAGCCAAAGCTGGCTACAAAGCGATCACAAATGAAGAACAGCGCCAAATTCTGGATACATTGCACGATGTTTATGGCTTTGATTTGAGCAAAATCTTAGCAACCAAAGGCCTAAGTTTATGGCGCAACGGCAAAACAATTCAGGCGATTCCTGAGCGCTGGCTAAGCAATTTCGCGCAATTTCCATTTGTGAGTGCTGGCATTCAGGTTGGCAAACTATCGCGCCATGGTTTTCAGCCAGCCCATGATTTGGCCTCGCGTTACGCCGAGCAATTCAGCCAACAACAGCTCACGATTAACGATCAGCAGCTTGACGATTGGCTAGCACGCCGCGATTTAGCCATTAAAACCAGTCAATATCCGAATGGCAGCATCGTGGTAGTGCGCGATCAACAACAACGTTACCTTGGTTTAGGCCAAATCGACGGCAACAGCTTGGAAAATCTACTGCCGCATTGGCAATAA